A window of the Myxococcus virescens genome harbors these coding sequences:
- a CDS encoding PaaI family thioesterase produces the protein MSDDFTLPEDKAERMERCAIFYTDVVPHNHALGLRLVDIRAAEATVELPYAENLVGNPETGVIAGGAVTTLIDATCGTAVFLKLDRFAPLVTLDLRIDYLRPARPGIVLTCVAECYRLTRQVAFVRAFVHQGDPGHPVASAQGTFMRTEE, from the coding sequence ATGTCGGACGACTTCACGCTTCCTGAAGACAAGGCCGAGCGGATGGAGCGCTGCGCGATCTTCTACACCGACGTCGTGCCCCACAATCACGCGCTGGGGCTGCGGCTGGTGGACATCCGCGCCGCCGAGGCCACCGTCGAACTGCCCTACGCGGAGAACCTCGTCGGAAACCCGGAAACCGGCGTCATCGCCGGCGGCGCGGTGACGACGCTCATCGACGCCACCTGCGGCACCGCCGTTTTCCTCAAGCTGGACCGCTTCGCCCCGCTCGTCACGCTGGACCTGCGCATCGACTACCTGCGCCCCGCGCGGCCTGGCATCGTTCTCACCTGCGTGGCCGAGTGCTACCGGCTCACCCGCCAGGTGGCCTTCGTCCGCGCGTTCGTCCACCAGGGCGACCCGGGCCACCCCGTGGCTTCCGCCCAGGGCACCTTCATGCGGACAGAGGAATGA
- a CDS encoding PaaI family thioesterase, with amino-acid sequence MTTMSESTKPPLAELVRQVRKTREYKRLTDAIPYTRFMGIGVENLAGEMLCRMAFNPRNIGNSLIPALHGGTLGALLESAAVFELLLQTNTERVPKVISLTVDFLRSGKPQDTFAKAFVTRQGRRVANVRVDAWQDDRTRPIASAHALFLLSEP; translated from the coding sequence ATGACGACCATGTCCGAGTCCACGAAGCCTCCCCTCGCCGAGCTGGTTCGCCAGGTGCGCAAGACGCGCGAGTACAAGCGCCTCACCGACGCCATCCCCTACACGCGTTTCATGGGCATCGGCGTGGAGAACCTCGCCGGCGAGATGCTCTGCCGCATGGCCTTCAACCCGAGGAACATCGGCAACAGCCTGATTCCCGCCCTGCACGGCGGCACGCTCGGCGCGCTGCTGGAATCCGCCGCCGTCTTCGAGCTGCTGCTGCAGACGAACACCGAGCGCGTGCCGAAGGTCATCTCGCTCACGGTGGACTTCCTTCGCTCCGGCAAGCCGCAGGACACCTTCGCCAAGGCGTTCGTCACCCGCCAGGGCCGGCGCGTGGCCAACGTCCGGGTGGATGCGTGGCAGGACGACCGCACGCGGCCCATCGCCAGCGCGCACGCGTTGTTCCTGCTGTCGGAGCCGTAG
- a CDS encoding DUF4142 domain-containing protein, which translates to MKRWMGGVVAGALALGGGALAQQNGTDDTESMVRMGRPEAIDQGQAPEPFEEGTGGAGSQGTPPDARGVALLRQGLLPIPTDEKAFLDELHQANQHEVELGQLAQRQGSAQGVKDYGARLVKDHGQADQRLMAYARKQNLTLAEPQADTDFARTMERAEEASMAKLQSLQGPAFDRAFLAAMVGDHDADIAKVMAGQQQFSGNAGLQALLGDMLPTLREHRQQAYRLLGQETPRQARRAPGGR; encoded by the coding sequence ATGAAGCGATGGATGGGTGGGGTGGTGGCGGGCGCGCTCGCACTGGGCGGCGGCGCTCTGGCGCAGCAGAACGGCACGGACGACACGGAGAGCATGGTCCGCATGGGCCGTCCGGAGGCCATCGACCAGGGGCAGGCCCCGGAGCCGTTCGAGGAAGGCACGGGGGGCGCCGGTTCCCAGGGCACTCCGCCTGATGCGCGCGGCGTGGCGCTGCTGCGGCAAGGCCTGCTGCCCATCCCCACCGACGAGAAGGCGTTCCTCGACGAGCTCCACCAGGCCAACCAGCATGAGGTGGAGCTGGGCCAGCTCGCTCAACGGCAGGGCAGCGCGCAAGGCGTGAAGGACTACGGCGCACGGCTGGTGAAGGACCACGGGCAAGCAGACCAACGCCTCATGGCCTACGCCCGGAAGCAGAACCTGACGCTGGCCGAGCCCCAGGCGGACACCGACTTCGCCAGGACGATGGAGCGCGCGGAAGAAGCGTCGATGGCGAAGCTCCAATCCCTCCAGGGCCCCGCGTTCGACCGCGCCTTCCTGGCCGCCATGGTGGGCGACCATGACGCGGACATCGCCAAGGTGATGGCGGGGCAGCAGCAGTTCTCCGGCAACGCCGGGCTGCAAGCGCTGCTCGGGGACATGCTGCCTACGCTGCGCGAACACCGGCAGCAGGCGTACCGGCTGCTGGGACAGGAAACTCCCCGCCAGGCACGCAGGGCTCCCGGCGGCCGCTGA
- a CDS encoding protein kinase domain-containing protein → MNPLHRPPMSACPDENLLAAFVSGSAPVGKVVVVEAHLDGCADCRALVAAVAASSSLPGAVTVEREAEASTRWDTGAATLPDAREERVLPPGTRLGAYLLQGVLGMGGMGVVYAADDLRLGRRVALKLLRPLLAGAQDQGRERLLREAQAMARLSHPNVLPLFELGTAEGHDFLAMEWVDGTTLADWLRERERPWRDVLDVFLAAGAGLAAAHRAGMVHRDFKPSNVLVGRDGRVRVTDFGLARRGTGASPEAPADVSEGSSKVPMLTEWGQAAGTPAYMSPEQRAGRAVDDRSDQYSFCVALHEALHGERPGHLAGSAAPRTSSVPRHLRTALARGLANAPEDRFPSMEALMAVLSLPSPAWGRRSILALAGAGSLVVLGVLLWKPSFLFQSDAATPRAERPGRMAASPVVLRVGDVHELVVPGLQRIAVGEPSLVEVTVPRQGVVRLRGKEAGSTDLITWSHAGEMKSRVLDITAR, encoded by the coding sequence GTGGCTCGGCTCCCGTGGGGAAGGTGGTGGTGGTGGAAGCACACCTCGACGGTTGCGCGGACTGCCGGGCGTTGGTGGCGGCGGTGGCGGCCAGTTCCTCCCTGCCGGGCGCGGTCACCGTTGAGCGTGAGGCGGAGGCGTCCACGCGGTGGGACACGGGCGCGGCGACGTTGCCGGACGCGCGGGAGGAGCGGGTCCTGCCGCCAGGGACGCGGCTGGGGGCCTATCTGCTGCAGGGCGTGTTGGGCATGGGAGGGATGGGCGTGGTGTACGCGGCGGATGACCTGCGGCTGGGGCGGCGGGTGGCGCTCAAGCTGTTGAGGCCGCTGCTCGCGGGCGCGCAGGACCAGGGTCGTGAGCGGCTGCTTCGGGAGGCCCAGGCAATGGCGCGGCTCTCACATCCCAACGTGCTGCCGCTCTTCGAGTTGGGGACGGCGGAGGGGCACGACTTCCTGGCCATGGAGTGGGTGGACGGCACGACGCTCGCGGACTGGCTTCGGGAACGCGAGCGTCCATGGCGAGACGTGTTGGATGTCTTCCTGGCAGCGGGAGCGGGGCTGGCCGCCGCCCATCGCGCGGGCATGGTGCACCGCGACTTCAAGCCGTCCAACGTGCTGGTGGGGCGCGATGGCCGGGTACGCGTCACGGACTTCGGGCTCGCGAGGCGCGGCACGGGGGCGTCTCCCGAGGCGCCGGCCGATGTGAGCGAGGGTTCATCGAAGGTCCCCATGCTCACGGAGTGGGGGCAGGCCGCGGGAACGCCGGCGTACATGTCTCCCGAGCAGCGCGCGGGGAGGGCCGTGGACGACCGCAGCGACCAGTACAGCTTTTGTGTCGCGCTCCACGAAGCGCTCCACGGTGAGCGCCCCGGCCACCTTGCTGGCTCCGCCGCACCGCGAACGTCGAGCGTGCCGAGGCATCTCCGCACCGCGCTGGCGCGGGGGCTCGCGAACGCGCCCGAGGATCGCTTCCCCAGCATGGAGGCGCTGATGGCGGTGCTCTCCCTGCCTTCGCCGGCATGGGGTCGCCGGAGCATCCTGGCCCTGGCGGGAGCGGGTTCCCTGGTGGTCCTGGGCGTGCTCCTGTGGAAGCCGTCTTTTCTGTTCCAGTCCGACGCCGCCACGCCGCGAGCCGAGAGGCCCGGGCGCATGGCCGCATCGCCGGTTGTCCTGCGCGTCGGCGACGTGCACGAACTGGTCGTTCCTGGACTCCAGCGCATCGCGGTGGGCGAACCGAGCCTCGTCGAAGTCACCGTGCCGCGTCAGGGCGTGGTGCGTCTGAGGGGGAAGGAGGCGGGCAGCACGGACCTGATTACGTGGAGCCACGCCGGAGAGATGAAGTCCCGAGTCCTGGACATCACCGCGCGCTGA